In one window of Catellicoccus marimammalium M35/04/3 DNA:
- a CDS encoding TMEM175 family protein: protein MRKERLEAYTDAVLAILITMMVLGIKAPVHDFQWSAVLKILPTLGIYSFSFFVLGTYWVNHFNLFRCVKKINSHILWYNNLSLFSFSFIPFSTSWLIEGLYYRAPETLYGLVLLISNIAYLLLILCLRKSNADAKELENQKIICTQSIILNIIALIMGQLIPIATLVINFINILLLWVYRAMINRQKIFKNNKKK, encoded by the coding sequence ATGCGCAAGGAACGATTAGAGGCTTATACAGATGCGGTATTAGCAATTTTAATTACAATGATGGTTTTAGGAATTAAGGCACCGGTTCATGATTTTCAATGGTCAGCAGTTTTAAAAATTTTGCCTACATTAGGAATTTATAGTTTTAGCTTTTTTGTATTAGGAACTTATTGGGTCAATCATTTTAATCTTTTTCGTTGTGTTAAAAAAATCAATTCTCATATTTTATGGTATAACAATTTAAGTTTATTTAGCTTTTCTTTTATTCCTTTTTCTACTTCTTGGCTAATTGAAGGATTATATTATCGAGCTCCTGAAACTTTGTATGGGTTAGTACTATTGATTAGTAATATTGCTTACTTATTACTCATTTTATGTCTAAGAAAATCCAATGCAGATGCCAAAGAATTGGAAAATCAAAAAATCATTTGTACCCAATCCATTATTTTAAACATTATTGCGCTAATCATGGGACAATTAATCCCTATTGCAACTTTAGTGATTAACTTCATTAATATCTTGCTCCTTTGGGTTTATCGAGCAATGATTAATCGTCAAAAAATCTTCAAAAATAATAAAAAGAAGTAG
- the tsaD gene encoding tRNA (adenosine(37)-N6)-threonylcarbamoyltransferase complex transferase subunit TsaD, with the protein MEEKEDVLILAVESSCDETSVAVVKNGNEILSNIIATQIKSHQRFGGVVPEIASRHHVEQITYCIEAALEEAKVAPKDLTAVAVTYGPGLVGALLIGLSAAKAFSFAHQLPLLKVNHMAGHIYAAQFVEPLEFPLMALVVSGGHTELVYMKEDGSFEIIGETRDDAAGEAYDKVGRVLGLPYPSGKWIDELAHEGKDTFDFPRAMLKEDHLDFSFSGLKSAFINTVHNAEQRGEELNKADLAASFQAAVVDVLVEKTIRACKEYPVKQLVVAGGVAANQGLREALATRFTKEFPEVEIVIPPLRLCGDNAAMIGAYAYTALQKGEWADGQLNAKPSLCFARKEKEVDE; encoded by the coding sequence ATGGAAGAAAAAGAAGATGTACTCATTTTAGCAGTAGAAAGTAGCTGTGATGAAACCAGTGTTGCTGTGGTAAAGAATGGAAATGAAATTTTATCTAACATTATTGCAACACAGATTAAATCTCACCAACGCTTTGGTGGAGTTGTTCCAGAAATTGCTAGTCGTCATCATGTGGAACAAATTACCTATTGTATCGAGGCTGCTTTAGAAGAGGCAAAAGTAGCACCCAAAGACTTAACGGCTGTAGCAGTGACTTATGGCCCAGGATTGGTAGGAGCTTTATTAATCGGATTAAGTGCAGCTAAAGCGTTCTCTTTTGCACATCAATTACCATTATTAAAGGTAAATCATATGGCAGGACATATTTATGCTGCTCAATTTGTAGAACCTTTAGAATTTCCATTAATGGCTCTAGTAGTTAGTGGTGGACATACAGAACTTGTTTATATGAAAGAAGATGGTTCTTTTGAAATTATTGGAGAAACAAGAGATGATGCCGCTGGAGAAGCTTATGATAAAGTAGGACGAGTATTAGGATTGCCTTATCCAAGTGGAAAATGGATTGATGAATTAGCTCATGAAGGAAAAGATACGTTTGACTTCCCACGCGCGATGTTAAAAGAGGATCATTTAGACTTTAGTTTTAGTGGTCTTAAGAGTGCGTTTATTAATACGGTTCATAATGCAGAACAACGTGGAGAAGAATTGAATAAAGCAGATTTAGCAGCAAGTTTCCAAGCTGCGGTTGTCGATGTATTAGTAGAAAAAACGATTCGTGCTTGTAAAGAATATCCGGTAAAACAATTGGTAGTAGCAGGAGGAGTGGCAGCTAACCAAGGATTACGTGAAGCATTAGCGACCCGCTTTACAAAAGAATTTCCAGAAGTAGAAATTGTCATTCCACCTTTACGTTTATGTGGAGATAATGCTGCAATGATTGGTGCTTATGCCTATACTGCCTTACAAAAAGGAGAATGGGCGGATGGTCAATTGAATGCGAAACCAAGTTTATGTTTTGCTAGAAAAGAAAAAGAAGTAGATGAATAA
- the rimI gene encoding ribosomal protein S18-alanine N-acetyltransferase → MKLQELQKKDIPLIQKIAARAYEEDPWTTAQYESDFSNEYTHFLGVYDKECVGYIHYQVLAQEGEILNLAVDPKAQGKNLGSLLIEAMWQKEEMQRCFLEVRLSNKKAQAVYQKQGFQKIGTRKNYYQNPKEDAILMERERN, encoded by the coding sequence GTGAAGTTACAAGAATTACAAAAAAAAGACATTCCTTTGATTCAAAAGATTGCGGCTCGTGCTTATGAAGAAGATCCTTGGACAACCGCTCAATATGAGTCTGATTTTTCGAATGAATATACACATTTTTTAGGGGTTTATGATAAAGAATGTGTGGGCTATATTCATTATCAAGTGCTTGCTCAAGAAGGAGAAATTTTAAACTTAGCTGTAGATCCAAAAGCACAAGGAAAAAACTTAGGCTCTCTTTTAATTGAAGCAATGTGGCAAAAAGAAGAAATGCAACGCTGTTTTTTAGAAGTTCGTTTGAGTAACAAAAAAGCACAAGCAGTGTATCAAAAGCAGGGATTCCAAAAGATTGGAACTAGGAAAAATTATTATCAAAATCCAAAAGAAGATGCGATTTTGATGGAAAGGGAAAGAAATTAG
- the rimI gene encoding ribosomal protein S18-alanine N-acetyltransferase, with protein sequence MWNARNKSFPRVLHKKENPILIRSAEETDIPRLMAIERAIYQYRLQWTKATFERELRSDIPHLYLVVEWDGEVVGFIGARFYEARGHITNLAIHPEYQRRGLAHLLIQRVERKAKFYHCKKLSLQVRTSNMLAQKLYRSLGFRSRRYLYHYYEDNGENAIYMEKKL encoded by the coding sequence ATGTGGAACGCACGAAATAAATCTTTTCCTCGAGTATTACATAAAAAAGAAAATCCAATTTTAATTCGTTCAGCAGAAGAAACAGACATTCCTCGTTTGATGGCGATTGAAAGAGCGATTTATCAATATCGGTTACAATGGACAAAAGCGACGTTTGAACGAGAATTAAGAAGTGATATTCCTCACCTTTATTTAGTAGTGGAATGGGATGGAGAAGTTGTCGGATTTATCGGTGCACGTTTTTATGAGGCACGAGGTCATATTACAAATTTAGCGATTCATCCTGAATACCAAAGAAGAGGATTAGCACATTTGTTAATTCAACGCGTAGAGCGAAAAGCAAAGTTTTACCATTGTAAGAAATTAAGTCTGCAAGTTCGGACAAGTAATATGCTTGCCCAAAAGTTATATCGCTCTTTAGGTTTTCGTTCTCGTCGTTATTTATATCATTATTATGAAGATAATGGTGAAAATGCGATTTATATGGAGAAAAAATTGTGA
- the tsaB gene encoding tRNA (adenosine(37)-N6)-threonylcarbamoyltransferase complex dimerization subunit type 1 TsaB yields the protein MKELCLDTANQTLGVAFLEEGKPQWIVQRFQQKNHSIALMPAIEDGMKELQWEPKDLDRIYVSYGPGSYTGVRIGVTTAKTMAYALQCPLCLVSSLAIMAASAPKGIVVPMINARRQHVYAGIYEWDGEKVVSLHEDGYFSLEEMIDRASAFEEVIFTGDAKDFKEEILAQIPEAKIQEGWIDSAPNPYGMVFCPYEEVSGEAIHTVVPNYLKRVEAEENWLKEHGTQIEETNYVERTK from the coding sequence ATGAAAGAATTATGTTTAGATACGGCCAATCAAACTCTGGGGGTGGCCTTTTTAGAAGAAGGAAAACCACAATGGATTGTCCAACGATTCCAACAAAAAAATCATAGCATTGCTCTAATGCCAGCGATTGAAGATGGAATGAAAGAATTACAATGGGAACCCAAAGATCTTGACCGTATTTACGTCTCTTATGGACCTGGTTCTTATACTGGTGTTCGAATTGGTGTGACTACCGCAAAAACAATGGCTTATGCTTTACAATGTCCATTATGCTTGGTTTCTTCTTTGGCGATTATGGCAGCTTCTGCGCCTAAAGGAATTGTAGTACCGATGATTAACGCTCGTCGCCAACACGTATATGCTGGAATTTATGAATGGGATGGAGAAAAAGTCGTTTCTTTACATGAAGATGGATATTTTTCTTTAGAAGAAATGATTGATCGTGCGAGTGCCTTTGAAGAAGTGATTTTCACAGGAGATGCAAAAGATTTTAAAGAAGAGATTTTAGCACAAATCCCAGAAGCAAAAATTCAAGAAGGGTGGATTGATTCTGCTCCAAATCCATATGGAATGGTATTTTGTCCTTATGAAGAGGTGAGTGGAGAAGCCATTCATACGGTTGTTCCTAACTATTTAAAACGTGTAGAAGCAGAAGAAAATTGGTTAAAAGAACATGGAACTCAAATTGAAGAAACAAACTATGTGGAACGCACGAAATAA